In Carassius carassius chromosome 7, fCarCar2.1, whole genome shotgun sequence, one genomic interval encodes:
- the timm10 gene encoding mitochondrial import inner membrane translocase subunit Tim10: MDPMKAQQLAAELEVEMMADMYNRMTNACHRKCVPPHYKEAELSKGEAVCLDRCVAKYLDLHERLGRKLTELSVQDEEVMRKAAAGTG, encoded by the exons ATGGACCCCATGAAAGCGCAGCAGCTCGCCGCGGAGCTGGAGGTCGAAATGATGGCTGACATGTATAACCG AATGACCAATGCATGTCACAGGAAATGTGTTCCACCTCATTACAAGGAGGCAGAACTTTCAAAGGGGGAAGCTGTGTGTCTGGACCGCTGTGTCGCCAAATACTTGGACTTGCATGAGAGACTGGGACGGAAACTCACTGAGCTCTCTGTTCAGGATGAGGAGGTGATGAGGAAGGCCGCTGCAGGCACTGGATAG
- the LOC132143853 gene encoding uncharacterized protein LOC132143853, with amino-acid sequence MWRYQHPDFAVFLLGELQKQQQQGSVFCDTLLQTDGVCVPAHSCVLAALSPVLSRVLSTSPAPQAGQNRLLSLEAVGSHALLKLVKFLYTGEMEIKSQSEHEEVMTASLRLGLKNLFEKKRVYMERGVEDVVRHWREIGVQTEDVYSQESEIVSEQLRIQSSTLPVQACGLLEADLSSMSLLDEASSTAAFNRTSNAIIPSLAVVTEASVINHQKTKSKKRWKMAKRESQFKRLTRQQMNVSGKNFQKLLEVDNRQKSATAEQKEAKLDQLKVRIKLRRSGACWESNLLVSVQGESEKNPEEMKECGLQTQSCPASVVPGQSLETLTPPTDLTISPSYSSSHASSDKCLHTPHHISISPPLEIPTLSSSPPQADESDEHIAKMLDDMLMDLNILPLMPIDRNLDEQEQLGLLQDPKGQQRAAEASAQGACVFMQSCEPEMRGSDVSKTAVPAGSPGPRHEDHSGLQNQSRSNTLVIQTPGQDDLNKDKNLAGGARNPTPLLLEDLFLTPKAPAAPANPSPAEGEMPSLGLTSTLDDRPEFKLLRCLSPLESDKGDSDVPTQEPPHRQDLEIQNLPLWLSEAPLKLDFPLSSMIDSSYPHPQPDLIACQNRSCPDPAEKQESKTSFLQNELMSRSSTNTIRHDVKDASEHPKQRKTRRRRLATQKSEVNGDTKFQKLENQDQVQPRISKCDDPRCEEIKPSTSNARRVSTRIINANRKATAGVKRKKEMSSPISKKMPSLNADREQPKYTGIVKRGRGRPPKSKNTTLAHMCNSAEKLPASRQDDSEVEKTKKDSDIEQGNKQQPNTQQEKDSTEMEEADANGNFAQTTLNSHLKYAGQAKGQRIIDQIFHQTLPSIESLACKSSLNTDQPLTSSLRDTSFSLQIFQGGNSEDECSKLMMNSSEVLNKQKKAETSLLMNENKDMEVSDKHVGSPTSDRQVDVLQNNDSQNEMGKDIQDQMTEISVPLTSEEDVMKEMMIPADDIDDADHPKSPTEKDCDGSTNHQSLTMMEGIEMNFSMNPDRTPAKHLRDEQNLEDTVSNETSDMDKGVQEACGVNTQDVSCIGRNKEVQMIEETKEGEETEFLRATELVEASLDDRCLETTNGWDDDDEINEEGDQYSAGKTGEQTLLEEDKLSKGHIRSAGIADNASNRDLTLRQTEEIICRDAPSVQTEVSLQSNYQSPRVRSENISAVTSSSESSDEEDIDVDVVDESVDDPLGFLAARQFVTLAIECLMEQEDEVDATEEEEVDVTGEETE; translated from the exons ATGTGGCGGTATCAGCATCCAGACTTTGCAGTATTCCTGCTTGGAGAACttcagaagcagcagcagcagggaaGCGTCTTCTGCGACACACTTCTGCAGACCGACG GTGTGTGTGTTCCAGCTCACAGTTGTGTGTTAGCTGCTCTAAGCCCTGTCCTGTCAAGAGTCCTTTCCACTTCCCCTGCTCCACAGGCAGGGCAGAACAGGCTTCTCAGCCTCGAGGCTGTAGGATCTCATGCCTTACTAAAGCTAGTTAAGTTCCTGTACACAGGGGAAATGGAGATCAAGAGTCAGAGCGAACATGAGGAGGTAATGACTGCCTCCTTAAGACTTGGACTTAAAAACCTTTTTGAAAAGAAGAGAGTGTACATGGAAAGAGGAGTTGAGGATGTTGTGAGACATTGGAGAGAGATTGGTGTACAGACAGAAGATGTGTATAGCCAGGAAAGTGAAATCGTTTCTGAGCAATTAAGGATACAGAGCAGTACTCTTCCAGTGCAAGCTTGTGGTTTACTGGAAGCTGATTTGTCATCAATGTCATTACTTGATGAAGCTAGTTCAACTGCAGCTTTTAATCGGACCAGTAATGCCATTATTCCTTCCCTCGCCGTCGTGACAGAAGCATCtgtaataaatcatcagaaaacaAAGTCTAAGAAGAGGTGGAAAATGGCAAAGAGAGAAAGCCAGTTTAAAAGATTAACTCGCCAACAAATGAATGTTTCGGGCAAAAACTTCCAGAAACTTTTAGAGGTAGATAACAGGCAAAAAAGTGCTACTGCTGAACAGAAGGAGGCCAAATTGGACCAACTTAAAGTTAGGATAAAACTGAGGAGGAGCGGAGCTTGCTGGGAGAGCAACCTTCTCGTTTCTGTCCAAGGTGAGAGCGAGAAGAACCCAGAAGAAATGAAAGAGTGTGGACTTCAAACTCAG AGCTGCCCTGCTAGTGTAGTTCCTGGTCAAAGTCTTGAAACTCTCACCCCACCGACGGATCTGACTATTTCACCCTCCTATTCTTCCTCGCATGCCTCTTCAGATAAATGTCTCCATACTCCACACCACATTTCTATCTCCCCCCCTTTGGAAATACCAACTTTATCTTCAAGCCCTCCCCAAGCAGATGAATCTGATGAACATATTGCAAAGATGTTGGATGATATGTTGATGGATTTAAACATCCTGCCATTGATGCCAATAGACAGAAATTTGGATGAGCAAGAGCAGCTAGGTCTTCTTCAGGATCCGAAAGGTCAGCAGAGGGCTGCTGAGGCCTCTGCTCAAGGTGCTTGTGTTTTTATGCAAAGCTGTGAGCCAGAGATGAGGGGATCTGATGTTAGCAAGACAGCAGTACCAGCTGGGTCACCAGGACCAAGACATGAAG ACCACTCAGGCTTACAAAATCAGTCAAGATCCAATACACTCGTGATTCAGACACCTGGACAGGACGACTTGAACAAAGATAAGAATCTGGCAGGTGGGGCAAGAAACCCCACCCCCTTGCTGTTAGAAGACCTGTTTTTAACCCCAAAAGCCCCAGCTGCCCCAGCTAACCCTTCTCCGGCCGAGGGTGAAATGCCAAGCCTTGGTTTGACCAGCACACTGGATGACAGGCCAGAATTCAAACTACTACGATGCCTTTCCCCCCTTGAATCAGATAAGGGAGACAGTGATGTTCCTACACAAGAACCACCACACAGACAGGACCTAGAAATACAAAACCTTCCCTTGTGGCTTTCTGAAGCACCACTGAAATTGGACTTCCCTCTAAGCTCGATGATTGATTCCTCCTACCCACATCCACAGCCTGACCTCATCGCCTGCCAAAATCGATCGTGCCCTGACCCTGCAGAAAAGCAAGAATCGAAGACTTCCTTTTTACAAAATGAGTTGATGAGTAGGAGTAGTACAAACACCATTCGGCATGATGTGAAAGATGCTAGTGAGCACCCGAAGCAGAGAAAGACGAGAAGACGGAGGCTTGCAACTCAAAAGTCAGAAGTGAATGGGGATACAAAGTTTCAAAAGCTAGAAAATCAGGATCAGGTTCAACCGAGGATATCAAAGTGTGATGATCCCCGCTGTGAAGAGATCAAGCCATCAACTTCTAACGCACGTAGAGTCAGTACCCGCATAATCAATGCGAACAGAAAAGCAACTGCAGGtgtgaagagaaaaaaagaaatgtcttcACCTATCAGTAAGAAAATGCCTTCGTTGAACGCTGACCGTGAACAACCAAAATACACTGGTATTGTAAAACGTGGTCGTGGTAGACCCCCTAAGTCTAAAAACACCACTCTAGCTCACATGTGCAACAGTGCAGAGAAATTGCCCGCTTCAAGACAAGATGATAGTGAAGTAGAAAAAACTAAGAAAGACAGTGATATTGAGCAGGGTAATAAGCAACAACCAAATACACAGCAGGAGAAAGACTCAACAGAAATGGAAGAAGCAGATGCTAATGGCAATTTTGCACAGACGACGCTGAATTCTCACTTAAAATATGCTGGTCAGGCAAAAGGACAAAGAATCATTGATCAAATTTTCCATCAGACTCTTCCAAGTATTGAAAGCCTCGCTTGTAAGAGTTCTCTGAATACTGATCAGCCGCTAACATCTAGCCTACGAGACACCTCTTTTAGCCTTCAAATATTCCAAGGAGGTAACAGTGAAGACGAGTGTAGTAAATTAATGATGAATAGCAGTGAAGTGCTCAATAAGCAGAAAAAAGCAGAGACATCTCTGCTGATGAACGAGAATAAAGACATGGAGGTATCTGACAAGCACGTAGGGTCACCTACAAGTGACCGACAAGTCGATGTGTTACAGAATAATGATTCCCAAAACGAGATGGGAAAAGACATTCAGGACCAGATGACCGAGATTTCTGTGCCGTTAACATCTGAGGAGGACGTAATGAAGGAAATGATGATCCCGGCTGATGATATCGATGATGCTGATCATCCCAAGTCGCCCACAGAGAAAGACTGTGATGGTTCTACCAATCACCAATCACTGACAATGATGGAGGGAATAGAAATGAATTTCAGTATGAATCCTGATCGTACACCAGCAAAACATCTCCGAGATGAACAAAACCTGGAAGATACAGTTTCTAATGAGACATCAGACATGGACAAAGGTGTTCAGGAAGCATGTGGTGTTAATACCCAGGATGTTAGCTGTATAGGAAGAAACAAAGAGGTTCAGATGATTGAAGAAACTAAGGAGGGAGAAGAAACTGAATTTCTGAGGGCAACTGAGCTTGTGGAGGCTTCTTTGGATGATAGGTGTTTGGAAACCACCAATGGctgggatgatgatgatgaaattaATGAAGAGGGGGACCAGTACAGTGCTGGGAAGACTGGTGAACAGACCCTACTGGAGGAAGACAAATTGAGTAAAGGACACATTAGGAGTGCTGGTATTGCAGATAATGCATCAAACAGAG ATCTGACACTGAGACAAACAGAAGAAATAATATGCAGAGATGCTCCTTCTGTCCAGACTGAAGTATCGCTTCAGTCAAACTATCAAAGCCCCAGAGTGCGCAGTGAGAATATCTCAGCGGTGACGTCCAGTTCAGAATCATCCGATGAAGAAGATATTGACGTAGATGTTGTCGATGAGTCTGTAGATGATCCGTTAGGGTTTTTGGCAGCTAGACAGTTTGTCACACTGGCTATTGAGTGTCTAATGGAGCAAGAGGATGAGGTGGATGCCACTGAAGAAGAGGAGGTAGATGTCACTGGAGAAGAGACAGAATAA